A region from the Dinoroseobacter shibae DFL 12 = DSM 16493 genome encodes:
- the ybeY gene encoding rRNA maturation RNase YbeY — protein sequence MTPTIRPDDPARATVEIATEDAAWDALDLEALAGRAVDATLVALDLPPAAFEVSILACDDARIATLNGEFRGKPTPTNVLSWPAEDRAPDTPGGAPHLPDPGDPMAAELGDLALAHGTCAREAAEAGKPLADHVTHLIVHGTLHLLGFDHETDADAARMEGLEVKILQTLNMANPYETPMV from the coding sequence ATGACGCCGACGATCCGACCTGACGACCCGGCCCGCGCCACGGTCGAGATCGCGACCGAGGATGCGGCCTGGGACGCGCTGGACCTGGAGGCGCTCGCGGGCCGCGCCGTGGATGCCACGCTGGTGGCGCTCGACCTGCCGCCCGCCGCGTTCGAGGTGTCGATCCTGGCCTGCGACGACGCCCGCATCGCCACCCTGAACGGCGAGTTCCGCGGCAAGCCCACGCCCACCAACGTGCTCAGCTGGCCTGCCGAGGACCGCGCGCCCGACACGCCCGGCGGTGCCCCACACCTGCCCGACCCGGGCGATCCCATGGCCGCCGAGCTGGGCGATCTGGCGCTGGCCCATGGCACCTGCGCGCGGGAGGCCGCCGAGGCGGGCAAGCCGCTGGCCGATCACGTCACCCACCTGATCGTGCACGGGACCCTGCATTTGCTGGGGTTCGACCACGAAACCGACGCCGATGCCGCGCGCATGGAAGGGCTGGAGGTGAAAATTCTTCAAACCCTCAACATGGCTAACCCTTATGAAACGCCTATGGTATAG
- a CDS encoding PhoH family protein, which translates to MALSATTPPATQPPTPERLIEFPDNRVLIDLCGEYDRNLAQIEHQLGVQILRRGNQLAVFGDADAQVQAEGVLHALYQRVESGKSSEPGDIDGLIRLGVPEDDATPEAGDQMELFKGGTVELKTRKKSVEPRTEMQKAYVQSLFANELAFGIGPAGTGKTYLAVAVGVTMFLGGHVDKIILSRPAVEAGERLGFLPGDMKDKVDPYMQPLYDALNDFLPGKQVAKLIEEKRIEIAPLAFMRGRTLSNAFVVLDEAQNATTMQMKMFLTRLGQGSRMVITGDRSQVDLPRGVTSGLRDAERILRDVKGVSFTYFTAKDVVRHPLVARIIEAYDADDPT; encoded by the coding sequence TTGGCCCTGAGCGCGACGACCCCGCCTGCCACCCAGCCGCCCACCCCGGAGCGTCTGATAGAATTTCCCGACAACCGTGTCCTGATCGACCTGTGCGGCGAATACGACCGCAACCTCGCCCAGATCGAACACCAGCTTGGCGTGCAGATCCTGCGCCGCGGCAACCAGCTTGCGGTGTTCGGCGATGCCGACGCCCAGGTGCAGGCCGAGGGCGTGCTTCATGCGCTGTACCAGCGGGTGGAATCGGGCAAATCCTCCGAGCCCGGCGATATCGACGGGCTGATCCGGCTCGGCGTGCCCGAGGATGACGCCACCCCCGAGGCCGGCGACCAGATGGAGCTGTTCAAGGGCGGCACGGTAGAGCTCAAGACCCGCAAGAAATCGGTCGAGCCGCGCACCGAGATGCAGAAGGCCTATGTCCAGAGCCTCTTTGCCAACGAGCTGGCCTTCGGGATCGGCCCGGCGGGCACCGGCAAGACCTATCTCGCCGTGGCCGTGGGCGTGACCATGTTTCTCGGCGGCCATGTGGACAAGATCATCCTCAGCCGCCCCGCGGTGGAGGCGGGCGAACGGCTCGGCTTTCTGCCCGGCGACATGAAGGACAAGGTCGACCCCTACATGCAGCCGCTCTACGATGCGCTCAACGATTTCCTGCCGGGCAAGCAGGTCGCCAAGCTGATCGAGGAAAAGCGGATCGAGATCGCGCCGCTGGCCTTCATGCGCGGCCGGACCCTGTCGAATGCCTTCGTGGTGCTGGACGAGGCCCAGAACGCCACCACCATGCAGATGAAGATGTTCCTCACCCGGCTCGGCCAGGGCTCGCGCATGGTGATCACCGGCGACCGGTCCCAGGTGGACCTGCCCCGCGGCGTGACCAGCGGTCTGCGCGATGCCGAACGCATCCTGCGCGACGTCAAGGGCGTGAGCTTCACCTATTTCACCGCCAAGGACGTGGTGCGCCATCCGCTGGTGGCCCGGATCATCGAAGCCTATGACGCCGACGATCCGACCTGA
- a CDS encoding TonB-dependent receptor domain-containing protein, whose protein sequence is MDVTRFLLCTTAPLCLAVSAAAQQAAPPPEEDIFAGLVPVVTQSGGTALDPIVVGSGTDNVASDTPQSVSVISAEQIAREQPTTINDLFTSIPGVTAVGSERVLGQRVNIRGIGSSAEGDQNRLITRIDGVVKFYEQYRMGAIFTDPDLYRRIEVLRGPASSTLTGAGAVGGVIELQTREAADFLSGPEDDFGGRQKLSFGTNGNEALSSTVLAFRPAEGLEFLTAFTYRERDNYEDGDGEEVVGTNFDATAVLLKGRYSFGEGMAHSVFATYQNWASDAKQAEYAQTETFEAFGRVDRDVDDSLFVLGYDYNPPENDLIDLEVRLGYSDTEVIQENATNPLGIPSSLFEDAEYGYESWQLNVMNTSFLALGGTEVTLAYGFDASRQERVGEATSRKFPTTPPNGFIAFQPGGEDENIAVFAQAEIVTPFGLTIIPGLRYEWETLTPADNNTSFGAGDKVENEAFAPKIALLYEVTDAINVFGTYARTERLPVLDEVYDGSSGNLDLVPEKAETWEVGLSYSALDVFQSGDQLVGKLTYFDTDVENLIARATTSDPFVNIDDATYKGWELEVAYDSDLWFGSLAYARVRADGTDDGGPREPLEGIPADEVSVTLGTRLDRYDLELGVTGTYTWEQDRVPTGDETTDSYQVVDLFATWVPPVDLAQGVEVRLAANNIFDEAYKPALYLTDNARGRNISVSLALAF, encoded by the coding sequence ATGGATGTGACACGATTTCTGCTCTGCACGACGGCGCCGCTTTGCCTGGCCGTTTCTGCCGCCGCCCAGCAGGCGGCCCCGCCCCCCGAAGAGGACATCTTCGCCGGTCTCGTGCCGGTGGTGACCCAGTCCGGGGGCACGGCGCTCGACCCCATCGTGGTCGGGTCGGGCACCGACAACGTGGCCAGCGACACGCCGCAATCGGTATCGGTGATCTCGGCCGAGCAGATCGCGCGCGAGCAGCCGACCACGATCAACGATCTGTTCACCTCGATCCCCGGTGTCACAGCGGTCGGTTCGGAACGGGTGCTGGGCCAACGGGTGAACATCCGCGGCATCGGCAGCAGCGCCGAGGGCGACCAGAACCGGCTGATCACCCGGATCGACGGCGTGGTGAAATTCTACGAACAGTATCGCATGGGCGCGATCTTCACCGATCCCGACCTCTACCGGCGGATCGAGGTGCTGCGGGGGCCTGCGTCCTCGACGCTGACGGGGGCGGGGGCCGTGGGCGGCGTGATCGAGTTGCAGACACGCGAAGCGGCCGATTTCCTGTCCGGGCCCGAGGACGATTTCGGCGGGCGCCAGAAGCTGAGTTTCGGCACCAATGGCAACGAGGCGCTGAGCAGCACGGTGCTGGCCTTCCGGCCGGCCGAGGGGCTCGAATTCCTGACCGCGTTCACTTACCGCGAACGGGACAATTACGAGGATGGCGACGGCGAGGAGGTGGTCGGCACCAATTTCGATGCGACCGCTGTGTTGCTCAAGGGGCGCTACAGTTTCGGCGAGGGCATGGCCCACAGCGTCTTTGCCACCTATCAGAACTGGGCCAGCGACGCCAAACAGGCCGAGTATGCCCAGACCGAGACCTTCGAAGCCTTCGGGCGGGTGGACCGGGACGTGGACGACAGTCTTTTCGTGCTGGGCTATGACTACAACCCGCCCGAAAACGACCTGATCGACCTGGAAGTGCGCCTGGGCTATTCCGACACGGAGGTGATCCAGGAAAACGCGACGAACCCGCTGGGCATTCCCAGCTCGCTCTTCGAGGATGCGGAATACGGCTACGAATCCTGGCAGCTCAACGTGATGAACACCTCTTTCCTGGCGCTGGGCGGGACCGAAGTGACGCTTGCCTACGGGTTCGACGCCAGCCGGCAGGAACGGGTCGGCGAGGCCACCAGCCGGAAATTCCCGACCACGCCGCCCAATGGCTTCATCGCCTTCCAGCCCGGCGGCGAGGACGAGAACATCGCCGTCTTTGCCCAGGCCGAGATCGTCACGCCCTTCGGGCTGACGATCATTCCCGGCCTGCGCTACGAGTGGGAGACGCTGACCCCGGCGGACAACAACACCAGCTTCGGCGCGGGCGACAAGGTCGAGAACGAGGCCTTCGCGCCAAAGATCGCCCTGCTTTACGAAGTGACCGATGCGATCAACGTGTTCGGCACCTATGCCCGGACCGAGCGCCTGCCAGTGCTGGACGAGGTCTATGACGGCTCCAGCGGCAATCTCGATCTGGTGCCCGAGAAGGCCGAGACCTGGGAGGTCGGGCTGTCCTACTCGGCGCTGGACGTGTTCCAGTCGGGCGATCAGCTGGTCGGCAAGCTGACCTATTTCGACACGGATGTGGAGAACCTGATCGCGCGGGCCACCACGTCGGATCCGTTCGTCAATATCGACGATGCGACCTACAAGGGCTGGGAGCTGGAGGTGGCCTACGATTCGGACCTCTGGTTCGGCTCGCTGGCCTATGCGCGGGTGCGCGCGGACGGGACCGATGATGGCGGCCCCCGCGAGCCGCTGGAGGGCATTCCCGCCGACGAGGTGTCGGTCACCCTGGGCACGCGGCTCGATCGTTACGACCTGGAGCTCGGCGTTACCGGCACCTACACCTGGGAGCAGGACCGGGTGCCCACGGGCGACGAGACCACCGACAGCTACCAGGTGGTGGATCTCTTCGCGACCTGGGTGCCGCCCGTCGATCTGGCCCAGGGCGTGGAGGTGCGGCTGGCTGCGAACAACATCTTCGACGAGGCCTACAAGCCCGCCCTCTACCTGACCGACAATGCCCGGGGGCGGAACATCTCGGTCAGCCTCGCCCTGGCGTTCTAG
- the miaB gene encoding tRNA (N6-isopentenyl adenosine(37)-C2)-methylthiotransferase MiaB translates to MADPKKLYIKTYGCQMNVYDSERMAEAMGGEGYVQTDRAEDADMILLNTCHIREKAAEKVYSELGRFKPLKAEKPDLKIGVAGCVAQAEGAEIMRRQPLVDLVVGPQAYHRLPELTARAATGAKALDTDFPEEDKFDHLAARPKAKRGPTAFLTVQEGCDKFCAFCVVPYTRGAEVSRPAARVLTEARDLVERGVREITLLGQNVNAYHGHARGLAGLIWDLAEIDGLERIRFTTSHPNDMDDALIAAHGACDKLMPYLHLPVQSGSDRILKAMNRKHTAESYIRLIERIRAARPDILLSGDFIVGFPGETDQDFADTMALVEAVGYGQAYSFKYSARPGTPAAEKEDVPGEVADARLQTLQALLTRQQRAIQDAKVGTTARVLFEKPGRLPGQMVGKSEHLHAVHVAAPDAARGDLVRVRIAESSANSLRGVLIAA, encoded by the coding sequence ATGGCCGATCCCAAGAAGCTCTACATCAAGACCTATGGCTGTCAGATGAATGTCTACGACAGCGAGCGCATGGCCGAGGCCATGGGCGGCGAGGGCTATGTGCAGACGGATCGCGCCGAAGACGCGGACATGATCCTGCTCAACACCTGCCATATTCGCGAAAAGGCCGCCGAGAAGGTCTATTCCGAACTGGGCCGGTTCAAGCCGCTGAAGGCCGAAAAGCCCGACCTGAAGATCGGCGTCGCGGGCTGCGTCGCCCAGGCCGAGGGGGCCGAGATCATGCGCCGCCAGCCGCTGGTGGACCTGGTGGTGGGCCCCCAGGCCTATCACCGCCTGCCGGAGTTGACCGCGCGCGCCGCCACCGGGGCCAAGGCGCTGGATACGGACTTCCCCGAAGAGGACAAGTTCGACCACCTCGCCGCCCGGCCCAAGGCGAAACGCGGGCCGACCGCGTTTCTGACCGTACAGGAAGGCTGCGACAAGTTCTGCGCCTTCTGCGTCGTGCCCTATACCCGCGGGGCCGAGGTCAGCCGCCCGGCCGCCCGCGTACTGACCGAGGCGCGCGATCTGGTGGAACGCGGCGTGCGCGAGATCACCCTGCTGGGCCAGAACGTCAACGCCTATCACGGCCACGCGCGCGGGCTTGCCGGGCTGATCTGGGACCTGGCGGAGATCGACGGGCTCGAACGCATCCGGTTCACCACCTCGCACCCCAACGACATGGACGACGCGCTGATCGCCGCCCATGGGGCGTGTGACAAGCTCATGCCCTACCTGCACCTGCCGGTGCAGTCCGGCTCCGACCGGATCCTCAAGGCGATGAACCGCAAGCATACCGCCGAAAGCTACATCCGCCTGATCGAGCGGATCCGCGCGGCACGCCCCGACATCCTGCTGTCGGGGGATTTCATCGTGGGCTTTCCCGGCGAGACCGATCAGGACTTCGCCGACACCATGGCGCTGGTCGAGGCCGTGGGCTACGGTCAGGCCTATTCGTTCAAATACTCCGCCCGCCCGGGCACGCCCGCGGCCGAGAAAGAGGACGTGCCGGGCGAAGTGGCCGATGCCCGCCTGCAAACCCTGCAAGCCCTGCTGACGCGTCAGCAGCGCGCGATCCAGGACGCCAAGGTCGGCACCACCGCCCGCGTGCTTTTCGAGAAACCCGGTCGCTTGCCGGGCCAGATGGTGGGCAAGTCCGAACACCTGCACGCGGTCCATGTGGCCGCCCCCGACGCCGCGCGCGGCGACCTGGTGCGCGTCCGGATCGCGGAAAGCTCTGCCAATTCCCTGCGCGGCGTGCTGATCGCGGCCTGA
- the trmB gene encoding tRNA (guanine(46)-N(7))-methyltransferase TrmB: MSDDASHPPKTAPSGAPWRNFYGRRKGKGLRPSQEAYLEEDLAALSPGPVSWEANPERRPLDLASRFGDREIWLEIGFGGGEHMVHQAATYPEIGIIGAEPYINGVAMLLGKIRAAGVENLAVHPGDARDLFDVLAPGSVAKAFLLYPDPWPKKRHHRRRFVTPEHLEPLARVLRPGAEFRIATDIPDYVRQALEEVPRAGFDWLAEGPEDWRRPWGDWISTRYEQKALREGRTPHYLTFRRR; this comes from the coding sequence ATGAGCGATGATGCGTCCCACCCCCCCAAGACCGCCCCCTCCGGCGCGCCCTGGCGCAATTTCTATGGCCGCCGCAAGGGCAAGGGCCTGCGCCCGTCCCAGGAGGCCTACCTGGAGGAGGACCTTGCCGCGCTCTCCCCGGGTCCTGTGTCCTGGGAGGCGAACCCGGAGCGTCGCCCGCTCGATCTGGCCAGCCGGTTCGGGGATCGCGAGATCTGGCTCGAGATCGGCTTCGGCGGGGGCGAGCACATGGTGCACCAGGCCGCGACCTATCCGGAGATCGGGATCATCGGGGCCGAACCCTATATCAACGGGGTCGCGATGCTTCTGGGCAAGATCCGGGCGGCGGGGGTCGAGAACCTCGCCGTGCATCCGGGCGATGCGCGGGATCTCTTCGATGTGCTGGCCCCGGGCAGTGTCGCCAAGGCCTTCCTGCTCTATCCCGATCCCTGGCCGAAGAAACGCCACCATCGCCGCCGCTTCGTCACCCCCGAGCATCTGGAGCCCCTGGCGCGGGTGCTGCGGCCGGGCGCGGAGTTTCGCATCGCCACGGACATTCCCGACTATGTCCGGCAGGCCCTGGAGGAAGTGCCGCGCGCGGGCTTCGACTGGCTGGCCGAGGGGCCGGAGGATTGGCGGCGGCCCTGGGGCGACTGGATCTCCACCCGCTACGAGCAGAAGGCGCTGCGCGAGGGGCGCACGCCCCATTACCTGACCTTTCGCCGCCGCTGA
- the aroA gene encoding 3-phosphoshikimate 1-carboxyvinyltransferase, whose protein sequence is MSAHGDPIPMTAHPSGPLSGTAQVPGDKSISHRSLILGALAVGETKVTGLLEGQDVLDTARAMQAFGAEVIQHAPGAWSVHGVGTGGFAEPEDVIDCGNSGTGVRLIMGAMATTPITATFTGDASLRSRPMGRITDPLAGFGTTAVGRRGGRLPMTLTGAADPVPVRYTVPVPSAQVKSAVLLAGLNAPGQTVVIEAEATRDHSERMLRGFGAEISVESAPEGNVITLTGQPELRPQTIVVPRDPSSAAFPVAVGLIVPGSDVLVPGIGLNPTRAGLYTTLQEMGAELSFENMREEGGEPVADLRARFSDAMQGIEVPPERAPSMIDEYPILSVIAAYATGRTVMRGVKELRVKESDRIDAMARGLEACGVRVEEDEDTLIVHGMGPGGVPGGATCASHLDHRIAMSFLCCGLAAQTPVSVDDGGPIATSFPIFEPLMTALGATLTRDST, encoded by the coding sequence ATGTCCGCCCACGGTGACCCGATCCCCATGACCGCCCATCCGTCCGGACCGCTCAGCGGCACAGCGCAGGTGCCCGGGGACAAGTCGATCTCGCACCGGTCGCTGATCCTCGGCGCGCTCGCGGTGGGGGAGACGAAGGTCACCGGGCTGCTCGAAGGGCAGGACGTGCTGGACACCGCGCGGGCGATGCAGGCGTTCGGGGCGGAGGTGATCCAGCACGCGCCGGGGGCCTGGTCGGTGCATGGGGTCGGCACCGGCGGGTTTGCCGAGCCCGAGGATGTGATCGATTGCGGCAATTCGGGCACCGGCGTGCGGCTGATCATGGGGGCCATGGCCACGACGCCGATCACCGCGACCTTCACCGGCGATGCGAGCTTGCGCAGCCGTCCCATGGGCCGGATCACCGACCCGCTGGCGGGGTTCGGGACCACCGCCGTGGGCCGCCGGGGCGGGCGCTTGCCCATGACGCTGACCGGGGCCGCGGACCCGGTGCCGGTGCGCTACACCGTGCCGGTGCCGTCGGCGCAGGTGAAATCCGCCGTCCTGCTGGCGGGGCTGAACGCGCCGGGGCAGACCGTGGTGATCGAGGCCGAGGCGACGCGGGACCATTCGGAGCGGATGCTGCGCGGCTTTGGCGCCGAAATCAGCGTCGAGAGCGCGCCCGAGGGCAATGTCATCACCCTGACCGGCCAGCCGGAGCTGCGCCCCCAGACCATCGTGGTGCCGCGCGATCCCTCTTCGGCCGCCTTCCCGGTGGCGGTGGGGCTGATCGTGCCCGGCTCCGACGTGCTGGTGCCGGGTATCGGGCTGAACCCGACCCGCGCGGGGCTCTATACCACCTTGCAGGAGATGGGCGCCGAGCTGAGCTTCGAGAATATGCGCGAGGAGGGCGGCGAGCCCGTCGCGGACCTGCGCGCGCGCTTTAGCGACGCCATGCAAGGCATTGAAGTGCCACCTGAACGCGCGCCTTCCATGATCGACGAATACCCGATCCTGAGCGTGATCGCCGCCTATGCCACCGGGCGCACGGTGATGCGCGGCGTCAAGGAGCTGCGCGTCAAGGAGAGCGACCGGATCGACGCCATGGCGCGCGGGCTGGAGGCCTGCGGTGTGCGGGTGGAGGAGGACGAGGATACCCTGATCGTGCACGGGATGGGGCCGGGGGGTGTGCCGGGGGGGGCCACCTGCGCCAGCCATCTCGACCACCGGATCGCCATGAGTTTCCTGTGCTGCGGGCTGGCCGCGCAGACCCCCGTCTCGGTCGACGATGGCGGCCCGATCGCCACCAGCTTCCCGATCTTCGAGCCGCTGATGACCGCGCTGGGCGCGACCCTCACCCGCGACAGTACCTGA
- a CDS encoding (d)CMP kinase yields the protein MNFAIAIDGPAAAGKGTIGRAMAAHFGFPHMDTGLLYRAVGRRVLSGMPALEAARALTPEDLQADGLRTAEVGQAASQVAALPQVRAALLDFQRAFAQRAGGAILDGRDIGTVICPDAAVKLFVTASDDVRAQRRHAELISKGADLTLEAVLADLQARDARDMQRADAPLKPAEDAMVLDTSRLSIDEAVEKAIALATARMAAREFSPIRPN from the coding sequence ATGAATTTCGCCATTGCGATCGACGGGCCCGCCGCGGCGGGCAAGGGGACCATCGGGCGGGCCATGGCGGCGCATTTCGGCTTTCCGCATATGGACACCGGGCTGCTTTACCGTGCGGTGGGGCGGCGGGTGCTGTCGGGCATGCCGGCGTTGGAGGCGGCGCGCGCGCTGACACCCGAGGACCTGCAGGCGGACGGTCTGCGCACGGCGGAGGTGGGGCAGGCGGCCTCCCAAGTCGCGGCCCTGCCGCAGGTGCGCGCGGCGCTGCTGGATTTCCAGCGCGCCTTTGCCCAACGGGCGGGGGGCGCGATCCTCGATGGCCGCGATATCGGCACGGTGATCTGCCCGGATGCGGCGGTGAAGCTTTTCGTGACCGCCTCGGACGATGTGCGCGCGCAGCGCCGCCATGCGGAGCTGATCTCCAAGGGCGCCGATCTGACCCTCGAGGCGGTTCTGGCCGACCTGCAGGCGCGCGACGCCCGTGACATGCAGCGCGCCGATGCGCCCTTGAAACCCGCCGAGGATGCCATGGTACTCGATACTTCGCGGCTTTCCATTGACGAGGCGGTGGAAAAGGCCATTGCACTGGCGACTGCGCGCATGGCGGCCCGGGAATTCTCCCCAATTCGTCCGAATTAA
- a CDS encoding H-NS family nucleoid-associated regulatory protein gives MGIDLSNMSMEDLTALEKDIAKAKATLEKKRIAEARKAMEMAAKEYGMTVEDVLSSGPDRKSGQKGVAKYANPANPDQTWTGRGRQPTWYREAIAAGTDPASMEI, from the coding sequence ATGGGGATCGACCTGTCAAATATGTCGATGGAAGACCTGACGGCCCTTGAGAAAGATATTGCCAAAGCGAAGGCCACGCTGGAGAAGAAGCGCATCGCCGAAGCCCGCAAGGCAATGGAAATGGCCGCCAAGGAGTACGGCATGACGGTGGAGGACGTGCTGTCCTCCGGGCCAGATCGCAAGTCCGGCCAGAAGGGGGTCGCGAAATACGCCAACCCCGCCAACCCGGATCAGACCTGGACCGGCCGCGGGCGTCAGCCCACATGGTATCGCGAGGCCATCGCGGCGGGCACGGACCCCGCCAGCATGGAAATCTGA
- the rpsA gene encoding 30S ribosomal protein S1, producing the protein MNTTKETRDHMAQSATMEEFEALLQESFEIDTPTEGSVVKGKVIAIEAGQAIIDVGYKMEGRVELKEFANPGEAPEIEVGDEVEVFLDRVENARGEAVISRDKARREEAWDRLEKAYEDDARVEGAIFGRVKGGFTVDLGGAVAFLPGSQVDVRPVRDAGPLMGLKQPFQILKMDRRRGNIVVSRRAILEESRAEQRAEVIGKLNEGDAVDGVVENITEYGAFVDLGGVDGLLHVTDMAWRRVNHPSEILAIGETVKVQVIKINKETHRISLGMKQLQDDPWNLVEGKYPLDSVHTGRVTNITDYGAFVELEPGVEGLVHVSEMSWTKKNVHPGKIVSTSQEVEVMVLEIDTVKRRVSLGLKQTMRNPWEVFAETHPEGTEVEGEVKNITEFGLFIGLENDIDGMVHLSDLSWDQRGEEAIQNYRKGDVVQAVVSEVDVEKERISLSVKALGGDKFAEAVGGVKRGSIITVEVTAIEDGGIEVEYEGMKSFIRRSDLSRDRAEQRPERFGVGDKVDVRVTNVDNKTRRLGLSIKAREIAEEKEAVEQYGSSDSGASLGDILGAALKKD; encoded by the coding sequence ATAAACACGACAAAGGAAACACGAGACCACATGGCTCAAAGCGCAACCATGGAGGAATTCGAAGCCCTCCTGCAAGAAAGCTTCGAAATCGACACGCCCACCGAAGGGTCTGTCGTCAAAGGCAAGGTCATCGCAATCGAAGCGGGACAGGCCATTATCGATGTCGGCTACAAGATGGAAGGCCGCGTCGAACTCAAGGAATTCGCAAACCCCGGCGAAGCGCCCGAAATCGAAGTGGGTGACGAGGTCGAGGTGTTTCTCGACCGGGTCGAGAATGCCCGTGGCGAAGCGGTCATTTCCCGCGACAAGGCTCGCCGCGAGGAAGCCTGGGATCGCCTGGAGAAAGCCTACGAGGACGATGCCCGCGTCGAGGGCGCGATCTTCGGTCGGGTCAAGGGCGGCTTCACGGTCGATCTCGGCGGTGCCGTGGCGTTCCTGCCCGGCTCCCAGGTCGATGTGCGCCCGGTGCGCGACGCAGGCCCGCTCATGGGTCTCAAGCAGCCGTTCCAGATCCTCAAGATGGACCGCCGCCGGGGCAATATCGTGGTGTCGCGTCGTGCGATCCTCGAAGAGTCCCGCGCCGAGCAGCGCGCCGAGGTTATCGGCAAGCTGAACGAAGGCGACGCGGTGGACGGCGTGGTCGAGAACATCACCGAATACGGCGCGTTCGTCGATCTCGGCGGTGTGGACGGGCTGCTGCACGTCACCGACATGGCCTGGCGCCGGGTCAACCACCCCTCCGAGATCCTGGCGATCGGCGAGACCGTCAAGGTCCAGGTCATCAAGATCAACAAGGAAACCCACCGCATCAGCCTCGGCATGAAGCAGCTGCAGGACGATCCGTGGAACCTGGTCGAGGGCAAGTACCCGCTGGACAGCGTCCACACCGGCCGCGTCACCAACATCACCGATTACGGCGCCTTCGTGGAGCTGGAGCCGGGGGTCGAGGGGCTCGTGCACGTCTCGGAAATGTCCTGGACCAAGAAGAACGTCCATCCGGGCAAGATCGTCTCCACCAGCCAGGAGGTCGAGGTCATGGTGCTCGAGATCGACACGGTCAAGCGCCGCGTCTCGCTCGGGCTCAAGCAGACCATGCGCAACCCGTGGGAGGTTTTTGCCGAAACCCACCCCGAGGGCACAGAGGTCGAGGGCGAGGTCAAGAACATCACCGAATTCGGTCTGTTCATCGGTCTCGAGAACGACATCGACGGCATGGTTCACCTCAGCGATCTCAGCTGGGATCAGCGCGGCGAGGAAGCCATCCAGAACTACCGCAAGGGCGATGTCGTCCAGGCGGTCGTGTCGGAAGTGGATGTCGAGAAAGAGCGGATCTCGCTGTCGGTCAAGGCGCTTGGCGGTGACAAGTTCGCCGAGGCCGTGGGCGGCGTGAAGCGCGGCTCGATCATCACCGTGGAAGTGACTGCCATCGAAGACGGCGGGATCGAGGTGGAATACGAAGGCATGAAGTCCTTCATCCGCCGCTCGGACCTGAGCCGCGACCGGGCCGAACAGCGCCCCGAGCGGTTCGGCGTGGGCGACAAGGTCGATGTGCGCGTGACCAACGTGGACAACAAGACCCGTCGTCTCGGCCTGTCGATCAAGGCCCGCGAGATCGCCGAAGAGAAGGAAGCCGTGGAACAGTACGGCTCCTCCGACAGCGGCGCGTCCCTCGGCGACATCCTCGGCGCGGCGCTCAAGAAAGACTGA
- a CDS encoding inner membrane-spanning protein YciB, protein MDRRLFLELLPGLAFLAGHVYGGLFWAAGLSVVATALAVGLRWRWDRAVPWLAVATFVLILVLTGAGLVLGDETFVMLRPTVGALAFAAILAVGACARPSLLQRTLDYKLRLVPRGWPVLHGAWVCLALLAAGANEIARRALSTDHWVVFNVLSDPALFGLIWIATRLVAEVYWDEEEDAPAPHDPP, encoded by the coding sequence ATGGATCGTCGTCTGTTTCTCGAACTGCTGCCGGGGCTCGCGTTTCTGGCGGGCCACGTCTATGGCGGCCTGTTCTGGGCCGCCGGGCTGTCGGTCGTGGCCACGGCCCTCGCGGTCGGTCTGCGTTGGCGATGGGACCGCGCCGTGCCCTGGCTCGCCGTGGCGACCTTCGTGCTGATCCTGGTCCTGACGGGCGCGGGCCTGGTGCTTGGGGACGAAACTTTCGTGATGCTGCGGCCGACGGTGGGCGCGCTGGCCTTCGCGGCGATCCTGGCTGTCGGGGCCTGCGCGCGGCCGAGCCTGTTGCAGCGCACGCTCGACTACAAGCTTCGGCTCGTGCCGCGGGGCTGGCCGGTGCTGCATGGTGCGTGGGTCTGCCTCGCCCTGCTCGCCGCCGGGGCGAACGAGATCGCGCGGCGCGCCCTGAGCACGGATCACTGGGTGGTCTTCAACGTGCTGTCGGATCCGGCCCTGTTCGGGCTGATCTGGATCGCGACGAGGCTCGTCGCGGAGGTTTACTGGGATGAGGAGGAGGACGCCCCTGCACCCCATGACCCGCCATGA
- the ihfB gene encoding integration host factor subunit beta gives MIRSELIQIVADENPHLYQRDVERIVNTVFEEIIEAMSNGDRVELRGFGAFSVKHRDARTGRNPRTGEAVAVEAKSVPFFKTGKLLRDRLNGKED, from the coding sequence ATGATCCGGTCGGAACTCATCCAGATCGTGGCGGACGAGAACCCGCATCTGTACCAGAGAGATGTCGAGCGGATCGTGAACACGGTGTTCGAAGAGATCATCGAGGCCATGTCGAACGGCGACCGGGTCGAGTTGCGCGGCTTCGGCGCCTTCTCCGTCAAGCACCGCGATGCCCGCACCGGGCGCAACCCGCGCACGGGCGAGGCGGTTGCGGTCGAGGCGAAATCAGTGCCCTTTTTCAAGACCGGAAAGCTGCTCCGGGATCGGCTGAACGGAAAGGAAGACTAA